From a single Brassica rapa cultivar Chiifu-401-42 chromosome A01, CAAS_Brap_v3.01, whole genome shotgun sequence genomic region:
- the LOC103835551 gene encoding peptidyl-prolyl cis-trans isomerase → MANPRVFFDMTVDGKPAGRIVMELFADTTPRTAENFRSLCTGEKGIGKFGKPLHYKGSIIHEVFPGYTLCGGDIIGGKFGFAECIYGSRFFDDENFIKMHTGPGILTMWDCRPNTNGSQTQFMICLRKIVEFDGECVLFGQVVEGLDMIENIEKEVARTDDVS, encoded by the exons ATGGCTAATCCTAGGGTTTTCTTTGATATGACCGTGGACGGCAAACCGGCTGGTCGGATAGTGATGGAGCTCTTTGCCGACACAACTCCACGGACGGCAGAGAACTTCCGTTCCCTCTGTACAGGCGAGAAAGGCATTGGGAAGTTCGGTAAACCACTCCACTACAAGGGATCAATCATCCACGAGGTGTTCCCTGGTTATACCTTGTGTGGAGGAGATATCATTGGTGG aaaatttggattcgCCGAATGTATCTACGGAAGTAGGTTTTTCGACGATGAGAACTTCATCAAGATGCACACCGGTCCAGGTATACTCACCATGTGGGACTGTAGACCAAACACCAACGGATCTCAGACTCAGTTCATGATCTGCTTGAGGAAGATTGTGGAATTCGACGGGGAGTGCGTCCTGTTTGGCCAAGTTGTTGAGGGATTGGATATGATTGAGAACATTGAGAAGGAGGTCGCTCGAACTGATGATGTATCTTAA
- the LOC103835503 gene encoding protein RBL isoform X1 — MNAPIIDPLQGDFPEVIEEYLEHGVIKCVAFNHRGSLLAAGCADGSCVIWDFETRGIAKVLRDNDCAAAITSVSWSKYGHRLLVSAADKSLTLWDVSIGEKIARTTLQQTPLHARLNPGLSSPSLCLACPLSSAPMIVDFEIGCTTLLPVCVPEMPDVLAPPQRSKCPESGPPFSPAAACFNKCGDLVYVGNAKGEILIVDYKSVRVLALVPVSGGSAVKNIVFSRDGKYLLTNSHDRIIRIYENLLPAKDVLRSLEDLGKNVDGVDGVEKMKTVGSKCLTLFREFQDLVTKMHWKAPCFSGDGEWVVGGSACKGEHKIYIWDRAGHLVKILEGPKEALIDLAWHPVHPVIVSVSLTGLVYIWAKDYTENWSAFAPDFKELEENEEYVEREDEFDLMPETGKVKVSSVNEDEEVDIETVEKDAFSDSDMSVEELRYLPAEPIPDTNEEQDELKLIEARISASPASEEAVQNGHVTDLVSSPQGEEMGETRGKRKRKPSEKAMELQAEKAKASKASGRTVREKSRAVGDQEIDESVNGGGDDDDDAYY, encoded by the exons ATGAATGCTCCGATCATAG ATCCGTTGCAAGGAGACTTTCCGGAGGTGATCGAAGAGTATCTGGAGCATGGGGTCATCAAGTGTGTTGCTTTTAATCACCGTGGTTCTCTTCTCGCTG CTGGATGTGCGGATGGGAGCTGTGTCATCTGGGACTTCGAAACTAGAGGCATTGCAAAAGTGCTTCGTGATAACGATTGTGCCGCTGCGATTACAAGCGTCTCCTGGTCAAAGTATGGACACCGTTTGCTTGTCTCAGCTGCAGATAAGTCTTTAACTCTTTGGGATGTCTCCATCGGGGAGAAGATTGCTCGGACAACTCTTCAGCAGACTCCTTTGCACGCTCGTCTCAACCCTGGCTTGAGTTCGCCTTCTCTTTGCCTCGCGTGCCCGCTCTCTTCTGCTCCCATGATTGTTGACTTTGAGATTGGCTGCACGACTTTGCTTCCTGTGTGTGTGCCTGAGATGCCTGATGTGTTAGCCCCTCCGCAGCGCAGTAAATGTCCGGAGTCAGGTCCTCCTTTCTCTCCCGCTGCAGCGTGTTTTAACAAGTGTGGGGATTTAGTTTATGTGGGGAATGCTAAAGGGGAGATACTTATTGTTGATTATAAGAGTGTTCGAGTTCTTGCTTTGGTTCCTGTGTCTGGTGGGTCTGCGGTGAAGAACATTGTGTTTAGCAGGGACGGGAAGTATCTTCTCACGAATTCGCACGACCGCATCATCAGGATATATGAGAATCTTCTCCCAGCTAAAGATGTGCTTAGATCACTTGAGGACTTGGGTAAGAACGTAGATGGGGTTGATGGTGTTGAGAAAATGAAGACTGTTGGATCGAAATGCTTAACGCTCTTCAGGGAGTTCCAAGATTTAGTTACCAAAATGCATTGGAAAGCGCCTTGTTTCAGCGGTGATGGTGAGTGGGTAGTTGGAGGTTCTGCATGCAAAGGAGAGCATAAGATCTACATATGGGATCGAGCGGGGCATCTCGTGAAAATACTAGAAGGTCCAAAGGAGGCCTTGATTGATCTTGCTTGGCATCCTGTTCATCCTGTAATAGTCTCTGTTTCCTTGACCGGTTTAGTATACATTTGGGCGAAAGATTACACAGAGAACTGGAGTGCGTTTGCTCCTGATTTCAAGGAGCTTGAGGAGAATGAAGAGTATGTGGAACGTGAAGATGAATTTGATCTGATGCCTGAGACAGGAAAG GTGAAAGTATCAAGTGTTAATGAAGATGAGGAAGTTGACATAGAGACAGTGGAAAAGGATGCTTTCAGTGATTCAGATATGTCAGTGGAGGAACTCCGCTACCTTCCAGCTGAACCGATCCCAGATACAAATGAGGAGCAAGACGAGTTAAAGTTAATCGAAGCTCGTATATCTGCATCTCCTGCTTCCGAAGAGGCTGTTCAGAATGGACATGTGACAGACCTTGTATCAAGTCCACAAGGAG AAGAAATGGGTGAAACACGAGGAAAGAGAAAAAGGAAACCATCAGAGAAAGCCATGGAGTTGCAGGCGGAGAAAGCAAAGGCATCAAAAGCTTCAGGAAGAACAGTACGAGAGAAAAGCAGAGCAGTAGGCGATCAAGAAATCGATGAGAGTGTAAatggtggtggtgatgatgaCGACGATGCATATTATTGA
- the LOC103835503 gene encoding protein RBL isoform X2, producing MNAPIIDPLQGDFPEVIEEYLEHGVIKCVAFNHRGSLLAAGCADGSCVIWDFETRGIAKVLRDNDCAAAITSVSWSKYGHRLLVSAADKSLTLWDVSIGEKIARTTLQQTPLHARLNPGLSSPSLCLACPLSSAPMIVDFEIGCTTLLPVCVPEMPDVLAPPQRSKCPESGPPFSPAAACFNKCGDLVYVGNAKGEILIVDYKSVRVLALVPVSGGSAVKNIVFSRDGKYLLTNSHDRIIRIYENLLPAKDVLRSLEDLGKNVDGVDGVEKMKTVGSKCLTLFREFQDLVTKMHWKAPCFSGDGEWVVGGSACKGEHKIYIWDRAGHLVKILEGPKEALIDLAWHPVHPVIVSVSLTGLVYIWAKDYTENWSAFAPDFKELEENEEYVEREDEFDLMPETGKVKVSSVNEDEEVDIETVEKDAFSDSDMSVEELRYLPAEPIPDTNEEQDELKLIEARISASPASEEAVQNGHVTDLVSSPQGEMGETRGKRKRKPSEKAMELQAEKAKASKASGRTVREKSRAVGDQEIDESVNGGGDDDDDAYY from the exons ATGAATGCTCCGATCATAG ATCCGTTGCAAGGAGACTTTCCGGAGGTGATCGAAGAGTATCTGGAGCATGGGGTCATCAAGTGTGTTGCTTTTAATCACCGTGGTTCTCTTCTCGCTG CTGGATGTGCGGATGGGAGCTGTGTCATCTGGGACTTCGAAACTAGAGGCATTGCAAAAGTGCTTCGTGATAACGATTGTGCCGCTGCGATTACAAGCGTCTCCTGGTCAAAGTATGGACACCGTTTGCTTGTCTCAGCTGCAGATAAGTCTTTAACTCTTTGGGATGTCTCCATCGGGGAGAAGATTGCTCGGACAACTCTTCAGCAGACTCCTTTGCACGCTCGTCTCAACCCTGGCTTGAGTTCGCCTTCTCTTTGCCTCGCGTGCCCGCTCTCTTCTGCTCCCATGATTGTTGACTTTGAGATTGGCTGCACGACTTTGCTTCCTGTGTGTGTGCCTGAGATGCCTGATGTGTTAGCCCCTCCGCAGCGCAGTAAATGTCCGGAGTCAGGTCCTCCTTTCTCTCCCGCTGCAGCGTGTTTTAACAAGTGTGGGGATTTAGTTTATGTGGGGAATGCTAAAGGGGAGATACTTATTGTTGATTATAAGAGTGTTCGAGTTCTTGCTTTGGTTCCTGTGTCTGGTGGGTCTGCGGTGAAGAACATTGTGTTTAGCAGGGACGGGAAGTATCTTCTCACGAATTCGCACGACCGCATCATCAGGATATATGAGAATCTTCTCCCAGCTAAAGATGTGCTTAGATCACTTGAGGACTTGGGTAAGAACGTAGATGGGGTTGATGGTGTTGAGAAAATGAAGACTGTTGGATCGAAATGCTTAACGCTCTTCAGGGAGTTCCAAGATTTAGTTACCAAAATGCATTGGAAAGCGCCTTGTTTCAGCGGTGATGGTGAGTGGGTAGTTGGAGGTTCTGCATGCAAAGGAGAGCATAAGATCTACATATGGGATCGAGCGGGGCATCTCGTGAAAATACTAGAAGGTCCAAAGGAGGCCTTGATTGATCTTGCTTGGCATCCTGTTCATCCTGTAATAGTCTCTGTTTCCTTGACCGGTTTAGTATACATTTGGGCGAAAGATTACACAGAGAACTGGAGTGCGTTTGCTCCTGATTTCAAGGAGCTTGAGGAGAATGAAGAGTATGTGGAACGTGAAGATGAATTTGATCTGATGCCTGAGACAGGAAAG GTGAAAGTATCAAGTGTTAATGAAGATGAGGAAGTTGACATAGAGACAGTGGAAAAGGATGCTTTCAGTGATTCAGATATGTCAGTGGAGGAACTCCGCTACCTTCCAGCTGAACCGATCCCAGATACAAATGAGGAGCAAGACGAGTTAAAGTTAATCGAAGCTCGTATATCTGCATCTCCTGCTTCCGAAGAGGCTGTTCAGAATGGACATGTGACAGACCTTGTATCAAGTCCACAAGGAG AAATGGGTGAAACACGAGGAAAGAGAAAAAGGAAACCATCAGAGAAAGCCATGGAGTTGCAGGCGGAGAAAGCAAAGGCATCAAAAGCTTCAGGAAGAACAGTACGAGAGAAAAGCAGAGCAGTAGGCGATCAAGAAATCGATGAGAGTGTAAatggtggtggtgatgatgaCGACGATGCATATTATTGA
- the LOC103835523 gene encoding NAD(H) kinase 1 isoform X1, which translates to MSSNYKLNHTDSLGNGDANSLRSNPENAFSDLTSLAQSEKAVEELLIQQTPMQASDDHLIEFSEALRTVAKALRGSAEGKALAQAEAAEWKRRYELERSKNLDLLRQAPLNEEANSMELDHITKSPRLHVPENGKSTRYSLERICAHEVLQDCEPNSPIGSNNKLKRKASFKLSWGCKGQANDQHKKDIVSFESGNITTADRSSKQISLTWETSPQNVLIFTKPKSTSVQVLSVEMVRWLREQKGLNVYVEPRVKAELLSESSSFDFVQTWEDDKEISLLHPKIDLVITLGGDGTVLWAASMFKGPVPPIVPFSMGSLGFMTPFHSEQYRECLEAVLKGPLSITLRHRLHCHIIRDKARHDYETEENMLVLNEVTIDRGITSFLTNLECYCDNSFVTCVQGDGLILSTTSGSTAYSLAAGGSMVHPQVPGILFTPICPHSLSFRPLILPDHVTVRVQVPFNSRSSAWVSFDGKGRKQLEAGDALVCSMAPWPVSTACQVESTNDFLRSIHDGLHWNLRKTQSSDGPRET; encoded by the exons ATGTCGTCGAACTACAAGCTCAATCACACT GATTCATTGGGCAATGGAGATGCAAACAGTTTGCGATCAAACCCGGAGAATGCTTTCAGTGATTTGACTTCACTAGCCCAATCAGAGAAAGCAGTTGAGGAGCTTCTTATTCAACAGACTCCTATGCAGGCTTCAGATGATCATCTCATTGAGTTCTCTGAGGCCTTGAGAA CTGTTGCAAAGGCTCTAAGAGGATCTGCTGAAGGGAAGGCATTGGCTCAAGCTGAGGCTGCTGAATGGAAACGTAGATATGAGCTGGAGAGGTCTAAGAACCTTGACTTGCTACGTCAAG CACCTTTAAATGAAGAAGCTAATAGCATGGAGCTGGATCATATAACCAAGTCTCCACGGCTTCATGTTCCGGAAAATGGGAAATCAACAAGGTATTCCTTGGAGCGTATCTGCGCTCATGAAGTGCTCCAAGATTGTGAGCCTAACAGTCCTATTGGGTCTAACAACAAACTGAAGCGAAAG GCATCGTTTAAGCTTTCATGGGGATGCAAGGGGCAGGCCAATGATCAACACAAGAAAGATATCGTCTCGTTTGAGAGTGGGAATATCACTACAGCAGACCGCAGTAGTAAACAG ATTTCACTGACATGGGAGACCAGTCCACAAAATGTTCTTATTTTCACTAAACCTAAATCGACTTCTGTACAAGTTCTTTCTGTGGAAATGGTCAG ATGGTTGAGAGAGCAGAAAGGGTTAAATGTTTACGTTGAACCACGAGTGAAGGCAGAACTTTTATCCGAATCAAGTTCCTTTGACTTTGTACAAACTTGGGAAGATG ACAAAGAAATTTCACTTCTACACCCAAAGATTGACCTTGTTATAACTCTTGGTGGGGATGGTACTGTTCTATGG GCAGCATCGATGTTTAAAGGACCAGTGCCTCCAATTGTTCCATTTTCCATGGGATCTCTGGGATTCATGACTCCTTTCC ATAGCGAACAATACCGAGAATGTCTTGAAGCGGTTTTGAAGGGTCCACTCAGTATAACACTACGACACAGGTTGCACTGTCACATCATCAGAGATAAAGCTAGGCATGACTACGAGACAGAGGAGAACATGCTTGTTCTTAATGAAGTCACCATCGAccgtgggataacttctttcctcACAAACCTTGAATGCTACTGCGACAACTCATTTGTCACATGTGTTCAAGGCGACGGACTCATACTATCCACAACATCTGGTAGCACCGCCTATTCACTTGCAGCTGGAGGGTCAATGGTCCATCCACAG GTTCCTGGGATCTTGTTCACACCCATCTGTCCGCATTCTCTGTCATTCCGGCCACTGATATTACCGGACCACGTGACAGTGAGAGTGCAAGTGCCATTCAACAGCAGAAGCTCTGCTTGGGTATCGTTTGATGGGAAAGGCCGTAAACAGCTTGAAGCAGGGGATGCACTGGTGTGTAGCATGGCACCGTGGCCAGTCTCAACGGCTTGCCAGGTCGAATCCACTAATGACTTCCTACGCAGCATCCACGACGGTCTTCACTGGAACCTAAGGAAGACTCAATCTTCTGACGGCCCTCGTGaaacttaa
- the LOC108871846 gene encoding uncharacterized protein LOC108871846, with product MAAASFSDGFDYETWALTTKATLTEQGLWDVVENGVPPDPSKIPELSATIKSQELSQWRDLVIKDMNALQVMQSSLTDSAFKKTLSASSSKDVWDMLKKSNEQARLSSRLEEEEVHEYLMLVEGVDELSYDEDMWMICAKGTTNHMSRYEKHFSVLDRTHKGKVRLADGTFLRVEGRGHVRIMMKEGKKTKTKTMRDVIFVPGLNVNVLSIDLMIARGYSLESKRDTCVFFDRKGAVFGDAVMDKKGPALRLNMIEGTQEEEIAVDYVMAAVISKTDLVYDEDMWMVSCFSTIHMTPYENVFTALDRTHKGKVGLKDGTVLKAEGKGDVEIVMKGGKKKKTIKNVLFVPEIMRNVLSFSQMETYGCSFREGRGGECIISDETGAVYGDTTWDVKDMALRLEVIKANRTS from the coding sequence ATGGCGGCAGCGAGTTTCTCAGATGGCTTTGACTACGAAACATGGGCTCTAACGACGAAAGCGACTCTAACCGAGCAAGGACTTTGGGACGTCGTCGAAAACGGAGTCCCACCGGATCCATCCAAGATTCCAGAGCTATCGGCAACGATTAAATCCCAAGAACTCTCTCAATGGAGAGATCTCGTGATTAAAGACATGAACGCGCTTCAGGTAATGCAATCTTCTCTCACTGACTCCGCTTTCAAGAAGACTCTCTCCGCTTCTTCATCCAAAGACGTTTGGGATATGCTCAAAAAGAGCAACGAGCAAGCTAGACTAAGTAGTAGGTTAGAGGAGGAAGAAGTTCATGAGTACTTGATGTTAGTAGAAGGTGTGGATGAGTTGAGCTATGATGAGGATATGTGGATGATCTGCGCCAAGGGTACGACGAATCATATGTCACGGTACGAGAAGCACTTCTCCGTTTTGGACAGAACACACAAAGGCAAGGTTAGGTTAGCAGACGGAACGTTTCTCAGGGTTGAAGGTAGAGGACACGTGAGGATTATGATGAAGGAAGGGAAGAAGACCAAGACTAAGACGAtgagggatgtgatttttgttCCGGGGTTGAACGTGAACGTTTTGAGTATCGATCTGATGATAGCAAGAGGTTACTCACTAGAATCGAAACGGGACACGTGCGTTTTTTTCGATCGGAAGGGGGCGGTGTTTGGGGATGCCGTGATGGACAAGAAAGGACCAGCTCTGCGTTTGAACATGATTGAAGGTACTCAGGAGGAAGAGATCGCTGTTGATTATGTGATGGCTGCGGTGATAAGCAAAACTGATTTGGTTTATGATGAGGACATGTGGATGGTCTCTTGCTTCTCCACGATCCACATGACTCCGTATGAGAATGTTTTCACGGCTCTTGACAGGACACACAAAGGGAAGGTTGGGTTGAAGGATGGGACGGTGCTCAAGGCAGAAGGAAAAGGAGATGTGGAGATTGTGATGAAGggagggaagaagaagaagacgatcaAGAATGTGCTTTTTGTTCCTGAGATTATGAGAAACGTGCTGAGTTTTAGTCAGATGGAGACATACGGCTGTTCGTTTAGAGAGGGACGAGGTGGTGAGTGCATTATAAGCGATGAGACTGGGGCAGTGTATGGGGATACTACGTGGGATGTGAAAGATATGGCTCTGCGTTTGGAGGTGATCAAAGCTAACCGCACCTCTTAA
- the LOC103835523 gene encoding photosystem II 5 kDa protein, chloroplastic isoform X2, which produces MATMTMTSTFLPAVAKLPSTTGGRRLSVVRASTSENATSLQVKAKEEQSSTTMRRDLMFTAAAAAVCSLAKAAMADEEEPKRGTEAAKKKYAQVCVTMPTAKICRY; this is translated from the coding sequence ATGGCAACGATGACCATGACATCAACGTTTCTTCCGGCCGTCGCTAAGCTTCCGTCAACCACCGGCGGACGAAGGCTCTCGGTGGTCAGAGCCTCGACGAGCGAGAACGCAACCAGCTTACAAGTCAAGGCCAAGGAGGAACAGAGCAGCACCACAATGAGGAGGGATCTCATGTTCACTGCTGCAGCTGCGGCGGTCTGTTCCTTGGCTAAGGCAGCCATGGCTGACGAGGAGGAGCCCAAGCGAGGGACAGAGGCGGCGAAGAAGAAGTACGCTCAAGTTTGTGTCACTATGCCTACCGCCAAGATCTGCCGTTACTGA
- the LOC103836513 gene encoding uncharacterized protein LOC103836513 — protein MDASPLPVHPEPLIGDDNLPLPEMMFAAGEEPVGVRVLTYQSSRSINHILESLEDDEIQTLRMSPFWKIVEISEKPSFSGRFARFMLSRQLKVEKKHEAWFRFAGKPIRFSIREFAIVTGLNCGKYPKNCKRNAKVKRKAKPYWPELFGRSDELRVTTALKNLRRKTITDKEVRIKLACLAIVFSVILATNLKMKMIKEHADAMVDLEEFFSFPWGRLAFEMLMGSIKQRNEVSLSTDTIAVKGFALALQLVMVEAVPALTEVVLESYSSSDSDSSDDGDDFFQKNNRQKTLSLGHARDLDKTKDVVVRSIIPDDPDRPIIAESLQWEDEVMDVKVDNLLKLIAEGYSFTAEMFKGGATKADVQRMREIHAEGGKRKRKSIPVKEKETDEEKRIASIVSAMLQSEFERVDASVANAVSLSDKTSAEVEALERRIMVSIKNELQNFKEEVIRSVMEVHNKANATTVTTGPNVNSSNNEVREGDNAVPQRDPYAGDRGVDARTSTAANPASPFPFVVQPNVPSSHDPPLSATSENNGSTKIAVKSYLFYKMPISSARLREEQNPSPSATGFVQSIDTGLEHGEEDANEEALLPPSSPKTKRHKSLPSDAVRETNPRSENLTVNPPDANPFNAYSDIDVVMSKYTKLCQKLSQSL, from the exons ATGGACGCATCGCCACTACCGGTTCATCCAGAACCCCTAATTGGCGACGATAACTTACCTCTACCTGAGATGATGTTTGCGGCGGGTGAAGAACCAGTTGGAGTTAGAGTTCTTACTTACCAGTCCTCCAGATCCATTAATCACATCCTTGAATCGCTCGAAGACGATGAGATCCAGACATTAAGGATGTCCCCCTTTTGGAAGATTGTGGAGATAAGCGAGAAACCAAGTTTCTCTGGAAGATTTGCTCGATTCATGCTTTCACGGCAGCTAAAAGTGGAGAAGAAACACGAGGCTTGGTTCCGTTTTGCTGGGAAACCAATAAGGTTTTCGATTCGGGAGTTTGCAATTGTTACGGGTCTAAACTGCGGGAAATATCCAAAAAATTGCAAAAGGAATGCGAAGGTGAAGAGAAAGGCAAAACCGTATTGGCCGGAGTTATTTGGCAGAAGCGATGAGCTTCGGGTAACAACAGCTTTGAAAAATCTCCGGAGAAAAACGATAACAGATAAAGAAGTGAGGATTAAGTTGGCATGTCTGGCGATCGTGTTTTCGGTCATACTAGCTacgaacttgaagatgaagatgattaAAGAACATGCAGATGCAATGGTTGACTTGGAAGAGTTCTTTTCCTTTCCATGGGGTCGCCTAGCATTTGAAATGCTTATGGGGAGTATAAAACAACGAAACGAGGTCTCGTTATCAACCGATACAATTGCTGTAAAAGGTTTTGCCTTGGCTCTGCAACTGGTTATGGTCGAAGCTGTACCAGCTCTTACCGAAGTGGTTCTGGAAAGTTACTCATCTTCTGACTCAGACAGCTCCGACGATGGAGATGATTTCTTTCAGAAGAATAACAGACAGAAAACACTGAGCCTCGGGCATGCGCGAGACCTAGACAAAACAAAAGAT GTTGTAGTAAGAAGCATAATCCCTGATGATCCGGATAGACCCATAATCGCTGAATCTCTACAATGGGAAGACGAGGTGATGGACGTGAAAGTCGATAATCTGTTAAAGCTTATAGCTGAAGGGTATTCTTTCACCGCTGAGATGTTCAAAGGAGGCGCAACAAAAGCTGACGTCCAAAGAATGCGTGAGATACACGCAGAGGGGGGGAAGCGGAAGAGGAAGAGTATACCtgtgaaagaaaaagaaacggaCGAGGAGAAGCGTATCGCTTCAATTGTTTCGGCGATGCTGCAAAGTGAGTTTGAGAGAGTCGATGCAAGTGTAGCCAACGCCGTTTCCTTGTCGGATAAAACATCTGCGGAAGTGGAAGCCTTAGAGAGAAGGATAATGGTATCCATTAAAAATGAGCTTCAAAACTTCAAAGAAGAAGTCATCCGCTCTGTAATGGAAGTCCACAACAAAGCAAACGCGACAACAGTTACGACGGGGCCCAACGTGAATAGTTCGAACAATGAAGTGCGAGAAGGTGATAACGCCGTGCCTCAACGTGACCCTTACGCGGGTGACCGA GGAGTAGATGCGAGGACATCTACAGCGGCAAATCCGGCTTCGCCTTTCCCTTTTGTTGTGCAGCCAAACGTCCCATCCTCGCATGATCCCCCTTTATCAGCTACTAGTGAAAACAATGGATCTACCAAAATAGCG GTGAAATCCTATCTCTTCTACAAAATGCCTATTTCATCTGCTCGTTTGAGAGAAGAGCAGAACCCCTCCCCGTCTGCGACTGGATTCGTACAAAGTATTGACACAGGGTTGGAGCATGGAGAGGAAGATGCAAATGAGGAGGCACTTCTACCTCCGTCATCGCCCAAAACCAAGCGCCATAAGAGTCTCCCATCGGATGCCGTGAGAGAAACCAACCCTCGGAGTGAGAATCTTACCGTTAATCCACCTGATGCTAATCCTTTCAATGCGTACTCCGACATTGACGTAGTAATGTCTAAATATACGAAGCTCTGTCAAAAATTAAGCCAGTCATTGTAA